Proteins from a single region of Kiritimatiellales bacterium:
- a CDS encoding RpiB/LacA/LacB family sugar-phosphate isomerase has product MKIIMGSAVKGFALKNAIKAHLEKQGHEIIDVGCYATDQFIKYTSVGERVAKALQDGVAELAINCCGSGTGASMGTNKFKGVLSCSCESVATAGMIRQVNGANCLCMGEGVVSAELGCQMADAFLNAGFCKADGIPADVLEFWKEARDEMIARGEQASDRNLETL; this is encoded by the coding sequence ATGAAGATTATCATGGGTTCCGCAGTTAAAGGGTTTGCGTTGAAAAACGCGATTAAAGCGCATCTGGAAAAACAGGGGCATGAAATTATTGATGTCGGCTGCTATGCAACGGACCAGTTTATTAAGTATACATCTGTCGGCGAACGTGTGGCAAAAGCACTGCAGGATGGTGTTGCCGAACTTGCTATCAACTGCTGCGGCAGCGGCACCGGCGCGAGCATGGGTACAAATAAGTTTAAAGGTGTGCTGAGCTGCTCCTGCGAATCTGTTGCCACCGCCGGCATGATTCGGCAGGTGAACGGCGCGAACTGTCTTTGCATGGGCGAGGGCGTTGTCAGCGCTGAACTCGGCTGTCAGATGGCGGACGCATTTCTGAACGCCGGATTCTGTAAGGCCGACGGAATCCCGGCGGATGTACTCGAGTTTTGGAAAGAAGCCCGCGACGAAATGATTGCGCGCGGCGAACAGGCATCCGATAGAAATCTCGAAACACTGTAA
- a CDS encoding class II fructose-bisphosphate aldolase translates to MKFVSAKGMVEAAKKSGYAIPALNANGATYDIARAALEAAQELNSPLILQAYEPNLEYRGFNYFCKLAGILADELDITVPVALQVDHGHSFESAIKAMNAGFTSFMFDASHDPLEENIAKTQKVVEVAKILGVSIEAEVGYVKGNEPSKEKKIGRIPVAEKPEIPPAKTDIEEAKRFVAAVDVDMLAVSVGTTHGVYQYQTEIDFDLLTKIRREIDVPLVQHGTCGISMDDVTKLVKHGMNKVNFGEAFRFNYIKYFNELTDSIEHLWHAWRIMREVKNLIKEDMKEIIRALGSEGKAS, encoded by the coding sequence ATGAAATTTGTATCAGCCAAAGGTATGGTTGAAGCCGCGAAAAAAAGCGGTTATGCAATTCCGGCACTGAACGCCAACGGTGCGACTTATGATATCGCGCGCGCGGCGCTGGAAGCGGCGCAGGAACTCAATTCGCCGCTGATTCTGCAGGCGTATGAACCGAATCTCGAATATCGCGGCTTCAACTATTTCTGCAAGCTCGCCGGAATTCTGGCGGACGAACTGGACATCACCGTGCCGGTTGCACTGCAGGTTGACCACGGTCACAGTTTTGAATCAGCCATCAAAGCGATGAACGCCGGTTTTACGTCGTTCATGTTCGACGCGTCGCACGATCCGCTTGAAGAAAATATTGCGAAGACGCAGAAGGTGGTTGAAGTTGCCAAAATTCTCGGCGTTTCCATTGAAGCGGAAGTCGGCTATGTCAAAGGGAACGAGCCGTCGAAAGAAAAGAAAATCGGACGGATTCCGGTCGCGGAAAAACCGGAGATTCCGCCGGCGAAAACCGATATTGAAGAAGCAAAGCGATTCGTTGCTGCAGTGGATGTGGACATGCTTGCCGTATCCGTCGGTACCACGCACGGTGTTTATCAGTACCAGACCGAAATTGATTTTGATCTGCTGACAAAAATCCGGCGCGAAATTGATGTGCCGCTCGTGCAGCACGGCACCTGCGGCATTTCGATGGACGATGTTACCAAACTGGTGAAGCACGGCATGAACAAAGTGAACTTCGGCGAAGCGTTCCGCTTTAATTACATTAAATATTTTAACGAGCTCACCGATTCCATAGAACATCTGTGGCACGCGTGGCGGATTATGCGCGAAGTGAAAAATCTCATCAAAGAAGACATGAAAGAAATTATCAGAGCTCTTGGCTCGGAAGGAAAAGCATCATGA
- a CDS encoding TSUP family transporter yields MDFITILLTACTLCFAAVIQSAVGFAFALFSTPVLIWIGIPLHKVIVIVAAGSMMQSFAGVRKLKAFIPWKDAIISTALRVIWLFAGLFILKHLVGLEARYIKLAVGSVLCLLVLIQYFWRPKPAETIHWIFSFIAFSLSGLLAGIAGMGGPPLVLWTMAHNWPPERTRGFFFATFLTFIPLQLMLLCLLPGIEPLWTTLLAGFAFAPVVVIGSSIGLALGRRMSRQRLYSVTCICLLLMGTVAIVSSLFTASKHNGAAGISAETE; encoded by the coding sequence ATGGATTTTATTACAATTCTCTTAACCGCGTGTACACTTTGTTTTGCGGCGGTAATTCAGAGCGCGGTCGGATTTGCATTTGCACTTTTTTCAACTCCGGTGCTGATCTGGATCGGAATACCCCTGCATAAAGTTATTGTGATTGTGGCCGCCGGCTCAATGATGCAGTCGTTCGCCGGCGTTCGAAAGCTGAAAGCGTTTATTCCGTGGAAAGATGCGATCATCTCCACTGCGCTCCGTGTGATCTGGCTGTTTGCCGGACTTTTTATTTTAAAACATCTGGTCGGACTGGAGGCGCGGTACATTAAATTAGCGGTCGGCAGTGTGTTATGTCTGCTGGTGTTAATACAGTATTTCTGGCGGCCGAAACCTGCGGAAACCATCCACTGGATTTTTTCATTTATCGCGTTCTCTTTAAGCGGATTGTTGGCAGGAATCGCCGGAATGGGCGGACCGCCGCTGGTGCTGTGGACGATGGCGCACAACTGGCCGCCGGAACGGACGCGCGGATTTTTTTTCGCCACCTTTCTGACATTTATTCCGCTGCAATTAATGCTGTTGTGTCTTCTGCCGGGGATTGAACCGCTGTGGACAACATTGCTGGCCGGATTCGCTTTTGCCCCGGTGGTTGTGATCGGCAGCAGCATCGGTCTGGCGTTAGGCCGGCGCATGTCACGTCAGCGGCTGTACAGTGTAACCTGCATCTGTCTGTTACTGATGGGTACGGTTGCGATCGTTTCGTCGTTATTTACGGCATCAAAGCATAATGGTGCTGCCGGAATCAGTGCAGAAACAGAATAG
- a CDS encoding ROK family protein → MNSIVKKKKVLIAQTEAALLQLVRAHQGVSRVELASLMGLAPSTVGLFVSRLLKDNFLLEEEIIKLKKGRPRTALSLNPKGGHLLGVDFEANRVRIICLNFSEEIEQTISFKLSPSEHTNEILEKTKAAIERILPKNRKRILGLGIAGPGPVDKATGISVYYRYIKDWQNVPLVSYFEKYFKIPVYLENTIRAITSAELWFGQGRTLNQYVCIGVRSGIGIGIVTNGQLYFGANQMAGEVGSWKCPATVLSKAKLPKGTTSVELEEVASVRAVLNNLKTAIQNGRKTVLSEMPASKLTIFDMFDAYKNGDKLSIELLDTATDALGWLCGQIAVLLDPEKIIFSGPIVQLGSSFLNRVKKIASEYTQQRHLTVPEIVGSELGEFSGAMGAAAQIVHYWTPTR, encoded by the coding sequence ATGAATTCCATTGTCAAAAAAAAGAAAGTTCTGATTGCACAAACTGAGGCAGCGCTGTTGCAGCTGGTCCGTGCGCATCAGGGGGTTTCAAGAGTTGAACTGGCTTCATTGATGGGGCTGGCCCCGTCCACGGTCGGGTTGTTTGTTTCAAGATTGCTTAAAGACAACTTCCTGCTCGAAGAAGAAATTATAAAGTTAAAAAAAGGCCGTCCGCGCACGGCCCTGTCGTTAAATCCAAAAGGCGGACATCTGCTAGGTGTCGACTTTGAGGCCAACAGAGTAAGAATCATCTGCCTGAATTTTAGCGAGGAAATTGAGCAGACCATATCATTCAAACTTTCTCCATCTGAACACACGAATGAAATTCTTGAAAAAACAAAAGCCGCAATAGAAAGGATCCTGCCCAAAAACCGGAAGCGCATTCTCGGGCTCGGCATTGCCGGACCGGGGCCGGTTGATAAAGCAACAGGAATCAGTGTTTATTACCGTTATATTAAAGACTGGCAAAATGTTCCGCTGGTAAGTTATTTTGAGAAATATTTCAAAATTCCGGTTTATCTTGAAAATACAATCCGCGCCATAACGTCAGCTGAATTATGGTTCGGACAGGGACGCACACTAAACCAATATGTATGTATCGGCGTTCGCAGCGGCATCGGTATTGGAATTGTTACCAACGGACAACTCTATTTCGGTGCAAATCAAATGGCCGGTGAAGTCGGGTCGTGGAAATGTCCGGCGACGGTTTTAAGCAAAGCGAAATTACCGAAAGGTACAACATCTGTTGAACTGGAAGAAGTGGCTTCCGTGCGCGCAGTACTTAACAATTTAAAAACCGCGATTCAAAACGGACGCAAAACAGTATTATCTGAAATGCCGGCCTCTAAACTGACAATTTTTGATATGTTCGACGCCTACAAAAACGGCGATAAACTTTCCATTGAACTGCTGGATACTGCAACCGATGCACTGGGCTGGCTCTGCGGACAGATTGCGGTTTTACTGGATCCGGAAAAAATTATTTTCTCCGGTCCGATCGTCCAGCTTGGGTCATCATTCCTTAATCGTGTGAAAAAAATTGCGTCTGAATATACACAGCAGCGTCACCTGACTGTGCCTGAAATTGTCGGATCAGAACTCGGAGAATTCAGCGGGGCGATGGGAGCGGCGGCGCAGATTGTACATTACTGGACACCAACCCGGTAA
- a CDS encoding uroporphyrinogen decarboxylase family protein — protein sequence MSRQIVLDLLNRKPVSRPPVMPITMMLAADFAEIPYGEYARDYKKLAEGQIRTAEFFGFDFVSGISDPAREAADFGAAIHFFDNQPPAIDENNALLKDPATLATLKCPDPLGGGRMSDRVNAIALMKERAGNDFAVEGWVEGPCAEGADLRGINHLMMDFFDDENFVRDLFTIVTDNAIAFAEAQIDAGADIIGVGDAAASLINPDLFAEFVLPEEKRLCDAIHSAGAFVRLHICGNISGSLKHIKTAGFDIVDIDYLVDLAGAREITGEKQILLGNIDPVSIVKNSTPEKIKIALADCRNAAGENYIIGAGCEIPRGTAYENVKAFREFADAI from the coding sequence ATGTCACGACAAATTGTGCTGGATTTATTAAATAGAAAACCGGTGAGCCGTCCGCCGGTCATGCCAATCACTATGATGCTTGCCGCTGATTTTGCTGAAATTCCGTACGGCGAATATGCACGCGATTATAAAAAGCTGGCGGAAGGACAAATCCGTACCGCCGAATTTTTCGGCTTTGATTTTGTCTCCGGTATTTCCGATCCCGCGCGCGAAGCCGCAGATTTCGGCGCGGCCATTCATTTTTTCGACAACCAGCCGCCGGCGATTGATGAAAACAACGCGCTGTTAAAAGATCCGGCAACGCTCGCAACCTTAAAATGTCCCGATCCGCTCGGCGGCGGACGAATGAGTGACCGCGTAAACGCCATCGCACTGATGAAAGAACGTGCCGGTAATGATTTCGCCGTAGAAGGCTGGGTTGAGGGTCCGTGTGCCGAAGGAGCCGACCTGCGCGGCATTAACCATTTGATGATGGATTTCTTTGACGATGAAAATTTTGTCCGCGATCTGTTCACCATCGTCACCGACAACGCTATCGCATTTGCTGAAGCACAAATCGATGCCGGTGCAGATATTATCGGTGTCGGTGATGCCGCAGCATCCCTAATTAACCCCGACTTATTTGCAGAATTTGTGCTGCCGGAAGAAAAACGGCTGTGCGATGCAATTCACAGCGCCGGTGCATTCGTGCGCCTGCATATTTGCGGCAACATCTCCGGCTCGCTGAAGCATATCAAAACTGCCGGCTTCGATATCGTGGACATCGACTATCTGGTCGATCTTGCCGGCGCGCGAGAGATTACCGGCGAAAAACAAATTCTGCTCGGAAACATCGATCCGGTTTCGATTGTAAAAAATTCAACACCGGAAAAAATAAAAATTGCGCTGGCTGACTGCCGTAACGCCGCCGGCGAAAATTATATTATCGGCGCCGGCTGCGAAATCCCGCGCGGCACAGCATACGAAAATGTAAAAGCATTTCGTGAATTTGCAGATGCGATATAA